One window from the genome of [Mycobacterium] stephanolepidis encodes:
- a CDS encoding MarR family winged helix-turn-helix transcriptional regulator, which yields MLAMTESDEVEPLGYLMFRAGAVMRPQVLAALRPLGLGMPEFMCLRMLNESPGRTSAELAREHNVSAQAMNQVLNGLQNVALVSRPTVPASGRALPARVTAKGKALLKRVESAIRVAENEMFGRLSAEDQGELRRILGRLIDATGENE from the coding sequence ATGCTTGCGATGACTGAATCCGATGAGGTCGAGCCGCTCGGGTACCTGATGTTCCGGGCTGGTGCCGTGATGCGTCCGCAGGTCCTTGCTGCATTGCGGCCGCTCGGGCTCGGGATGCCGGAGTTCATGTGCCTGCGGATGCTCAACGAAAGCCCGGGGCGCACCAGCGCTGAGCTGGCACGCGAACACAATGTCTCGGCACAGGCGATGAATCAGGTTCTCAACGGATTGCAGAACGTGGCGCTGGTGTCCCGGCCGACGGTGCCGGCCTCGGGGCGCGCGTTACCGGCCCGGGTGACCGCCAAGGGCAAGGCGTTGCTCAAACGGGTGGAGTCGGCAATCCGGGTCGCGGAGAATGAGATGTTCGGCCGATTGAGCGCCGAGGATCAGGGCGAACTCAGACGGATACTGGGGCGACTGATCGACGCTACCGGCGAAAACGAGTGA
- the rpmG gene encoding 50S ribosomal protein L33 has translation MARNEIRPIVKLRSTAGTGYTYVTRKNRRNDPDRMVLRKYDPVVRKHVEFREER, from the coding sequence ATGGCGCGCAACGAGATCCGCCCCATCGTGAAACTGCGGTCGACCGCGGGCACCGGATACACGTACGTCACCCGCAAGAACCGGCGCAACGATCCGGACCGGATGGTGCTGCGCAAGTACGACCCCGTAGTGCGTAAGCACGTGGAATTCAGAGAGGAGCGCTGA
- a CDS encoding Rv3717 family N-acetylmuramoyl-L-alanine amidase, translating into MLPIVTPAAPIAAAAPGIAGRIVVLDPGHNGANDGSINNQVPDGRGGTKSCQTSGTATDGGYPEHTFAWNTVLLIRQQLTQLGVRTAMTRGDDDKLGPCIDKRAEIENSFNPDAVVSIHADGGPAGGHGFHVNYSNPPVNAVQGEPTLRFAKTMRDSLQAAGLTPATYIGTGGLYGRSDLAGLNLAQHPKVLVELGNMKNAQDSAMMTSPEGRAKYAQAVVQGIVAYLSGTAPAPGVDPAAAPAPGG; encoded by the coding sequence GTGCTGCCGATCGTCACGCCGGCGGCCCCCATCGCCGCAGCCGCACCCGGCATCGCCGGACGCATCGTCGTGCTGGACCCCGGGCATAACGGGGCCAATGACGGCTCGATCAACAACCAGGTGCCCGACGGTCGCGGCGGCACCAAGAGCTGTCAGACCAGCGGCACCGCCACGGACGGCGGGTACCCGGAGCACACCTTCGCGTGGAACACCGTGCTGCTCATCCGTCAGCAGCTGACCCAACTCGGCGTGCGCACCGCGATGACCCGTGGCGACGACGACAAACTCGGTCCGTGCATCGACAAGCGCGCGGAGATCGAGAACAGCTTCAACCCCGATGCCGTCGTGAGTATCCACGCCGACGGCGGCCCGGCCGGTGGTCACGGCTTCCACGTCAACTACTCGAACCCGCCGGTAAACGCGGTGCAGGGTGAGCCGACGCTGCGCTTCGCCAAGACCATGCGCGACAGCCTGCAAGCCGCCGGTCTGACACCTGCGACCTACATCGGCACCGGCGGGCTCTATGGTCGCTCCGACCTGGCGGGCCTCAACCTTGCTCAGCACCCGAAAGTTCTCGTTGAGCTCGGCAACATGAAGAACGCCCAGGACTCGGCGATGATGACGAGCCCCGAGGGCCGCGCCAAGTACGCGCAGGCCGTGGTTCAGGGCATCGTCGCCTACCTCAGCGGCACCGCACCGGCGCCGGGTGTAGACCCGGCGGCGGCGCCTGCACCCGGCGGTTAG
- the rpmB gene encoding 50S ribosomal protein L28: MSAHCEVTGRSPGFGNAVSHSHRRTRRRWSPNIQLKTYYLPSEDRRIKLRVSAKGIKVIDRDGIEAVVARLRAQGRKF, translated from the coding sequence TTGTCCGCGCATTGCGAGGTGACCGGACGGTCGCCGGGCTTCGGTAACGCGGTGTCGCATTCACACCGCCGCACCCGTCGCCGCTGGTCACCCAATATCCAGCTCAAGACGTACTACCTGCCCTCGGAGGACCGGCGCATCAAGCTCCGGGTGAGCGCCAAGGGCATCAAGGTGATCGACCGAGACGGTATCGAGGCCGTGGTGGCACGGTTGCGCGCGCAGGGTCGGAAGTTCTGA
- the rpsR gene encoding 30S ribosomal protein S18: MATKTPRNRRVKVADTKPKPNLFAKLGLSSVDYKDTNTLRLFISERGKIRARRVTGLTVQQQRQVATAIKNAREMALLPYA, translated from the coding sequence ATGGCCACCAAAACACCCCGCAATCGTCGCGTCAAGGTCGCCGATACCAAGCCCAAGCCCAATCTCTTTGCCAAATTGGGTCTTTCATCGGTCGATTACAAGGACACCAACACCCTGCGCCTGTTCATATCCGAGCGCGGCAAGATCCGCGCCCGGCGGGTAACGGGCCTGACCGTGCAACAGCAGCGCCAGGTCGCCACCGCGATCAAGAACGCGCGCGAGATGGCACTGCTGCCCTACGCCTGA
- the rpsN gene encoding 30S ribosomal protein S14 gives MAKKSKIAKNEQRRAIVERYAERRAELKEIIRQPLSTQEQRMAAQAELARQPRDASAVRLRNRDAVDGRPRGYLRKFGLSRVRVRELVHDGSLPGVRKASW, from the coding sequence ATGGCCAAGAAATCCAAGATCGCCAAGAACGAGCAGCGCCGCGCCATCGTCGAGCGCTATGCCGAGCGGCGGGCAGAACTCAAGGAGATCATCCGACAGCCCTTGAGCACCCAAGAGCAGCGCATGGCGGCACAGGCCGAGCTGGCCCGCCAGCCGCGAGATGCCAGCGCGGTGCGGCTGCGCAACCGCGATGCGGTCGACGGCCGACCCCGCGGATATCTGCGCAAGTTCGGACTGTCCCGCGTGCGAGTCCGTGAACTCGTGCACGACGGGTCGCTGCCCGGCGTCCGGAAAGCGAGCTGGTGA
- a CDS encoding DEDDh family exonuclease, whose amino-acid sequence MPIWGQTPDHSPKWVVVDLETSGFQPGRARVISVAALALDADGSITDSVVSLVNPGVDPGPTHVHGLTPEMLEGQPEFADIVPDLIALLRGRTLVAHNVGFDYSFLAAEAELAGAELPTEAVMCTVELTRRLDLDTPNLRLETLAAHWGVEQLKAHDAYDDARVLAEVLPKVLDRARERGTWLPIRETTRKRWPNGRVTHDELRSLKTVASRQPCHWLNPGPFVAGQPLVQGMRVALSSEVARTHEELVEQIMQAGLAYADTVDEDTSVVICNQLNPEQGKGFHARSLGVPLLDDETFMTEVRRAVGGTDVEQFTVPSRAGAQYSLF is encoded by the coding sequence ATGCCGATCTGGGGGCAGACGCCCGACCACAGCCCCAAGTGGGTAGTGGTTGACCTGGAGACTTCCGGTTTTCAGCCAGGTCGGGCGCGTGTCATCAGTGTCGCGGCGTTGGCACTTGATGCCGACGGGAGCATCACCGACAGTGTGGTGAGTCTGGTCAATCCGGGTGTTGATCCGGGTCCCACGCATGTGCACGGTCTCACTCCGGAGATGCTGGAGGGACAGCCCGAGTTCGCCGACATCGTCCCCGACCTCATCGCCCTGCTGAGAGGCCGGACACTGGTCGCCCACAACGTCGGGTTCGACTACTCGTTCCTGGCGGCGGAGGCCGAACTGGCCGGCGCCGAACTGCCCACCGAGGCGGTGATGTGCACGGTTGAGCTGACCCGGCGTCTCGACCTGGATACGCCGAATCTGCGGCTGGAAACACTCGCCGCACATTGGGGCGTCGAGCAGCTCAAGGCTCACGACGCCTATGACGATGCTCGAGTGCTGGCCGAGGTGCTGCCGAAGGTGCTTGACCGTGCACGGGAACGGGGAACGTGGCTCCCTATCCGCGAGACCACCCGTAAGCGCTGGCCCAACGGCCGTGTGACACACGACGAGCTGCGCTCCCTCAAGACCGTGGCATCTCGTCAGCCGTGTCACTGGCTCAATCCCGGCCCGTTCGTCGCGGGTCAGCCGCTGGTGCAGGGCATGCGGGTGGCCTTGAGTTCCGAGGTCGCTCGCACACATGAGGAGCTGGTCGAGCAGATCATGCAGGCCGGCCTCGCCTATGCCGACACGGTTGACGAGGACACCTCGGTGGTGATCTGTAACCAGCTAAATCCTGAGCAAGGTAAGGGATTTCACGCTCGGTCGCTCGGCGTACCGCTGCTGGACGACGAGACGTTCATGACCGAGGTGCGGCGCGCTGTCGGCGGTACCGATGTCGAGCAGTTCACGGTTCCCAGCCGCGCCGGAGCGCAGTACTCGCTGTTCTGA
- a CDS encoding SRPBCC family protein has protein sequence MGQVSASSSVLIDAAPEAVLAAVADYQNVRPKILSGHYRDYQVLEGGQGEGTVAAWKLQATESRVRDIKSSVSVAGHTVIEKDANSTLVTSWTVAPAGTGSTVTTKTAWTGGGGIKGFFEKTFAPLGLKKIQAEVLDNLKKTVEGSAT, from the coding sequence ATGGGTCAGGTCAGTGCGTCCAGTTCGGTGTTGATCGACGCGGCACCCGAGGCAGTGCTCGCCGCGGTTGCCGATTACCAGAATGTGCGCCCGAAGATCTTGTCCGGCCACTACCGCGACTACCAGGTGCTCGAGGGCGGTCAGGGTGAGGGCACTGTTGCGGCCTGGAAGCTGCAGGCCACCGAGTCGCGCGTGCGGGACATCAAGTCCAGCGTCAGCGTTGCCGGGCACACCGTCATCGAGAAGGACGCCAACTCCACGCTGGTGACCAGCTGGACCGTCGCACCTGCCGGAACCGGCTCCACCGTCACCACCAAGACCGCGTGGACGGGCGGCGGTGGCATCAAGGGATTCTTCGAGAAGACCTTTGCACCGTTGGGGCTCAAGAAAATTCAGGCCGAGGTGCTGGACAACCTGAAGAAGACGGTCGAAGGTTCGGCGACCTAA
- a CDS encoding Mur ligase family protein: MPIEHLSLRGRIALAAGSAARWASRVSGRGAGSMIGGLVALKLDRGILAELGVGRRTAIVTGTNGKSTTTRMLTAALATTGAVATNTEGSNMDAGLVAALAGTRDAELAVLEVDEMHVPHVADAIRPAVVVLLNLSRDQLDRVGEINNIERTLRKGLSRHRDAVIVANCDDVLMTSAAYDNPNVVWVAAGGGWAGDSVSCPRSGELIVRDGNHWHSTGTDFSRPDPDWWFDDDRIYGPSGISLPMSLTLPGTANRGNATLAIAAAVELGARPGPAVDAVSAVDQVAGRYRSIDLGDHTVRLLLAKNPAGWQEALSMVDTDADGLVIAVNGQVPDGEDLSWLWDVNFEHFACDNPQTAVPPVVASGERGTDLAVRLTYASVTHTLHHDPVQAIRACPSGKVDVIANYTAFLNLNRALAKVVRHE, from the coding sequence ATGCCCATCGAGCACCTATCGCTGCGCGGCCGAATCGCGCTCGCCGCGGGCTCCGCCGCGCGCTGGGCCTCGCGCGTCAGTGGTCGCGGCGCGGGGTCAATGATCGGCGGGCTGGTTGCCCTCAAACTCGACCGCGGCATTCTGGCCGAACTGGGCGTCGGCCGCCGCACAGCCATAGTCACCGGTACCAACGGCAAGTCCACCACCACCCGCATGCTGACCGCGGCGCTCGCGACCACCGGGGCTGTGGCCACCAATACCGAGGGTTCGAACATGGACGCGGGTCTGGTGGCCGCACTGGCAGGAACCCGCGATGCCGAGCTGGCGGTGCTCGAGGTCGACGAAATGCATGTGCCACATGTCGCCGACGCGATCCGCCCCGCGGTCGTCGTACTGCTCAACCTCAGCCGCGATCAGCTGGACCGAGTCGGCGAGATCAACAACATCGAGCGCACTCTGCGTAAAGGCCTGTCCCGACACCGTGACGCGGTGATCGTCGCGAACTGCGATGACGTCCTCATGACCTCGGCGGCCTACGACAACCCCAACGTCGTCTGGGTGGCCGCCGGCGGCGGCTGGGCCGGCGATTCGGTGAGCTGTCCACGCAGCGGCGAGCTCATCGTGCGCGACGGAAATCATTGGCACAGCACCGGAACCGACTTCTCCCGCCCGGATCCGGACTGGTGGTTCGACGACGACCGCATCTATGGCCCCAGCGGAATCAGCCTGCCGATGTCCCTGACGCTGCCCGGTACCGCCAACCGCGGAAATGCAACGCTCGCGATTGCCGCTGCGGTTGAGCTCGGCGCCCGCCCCGGTCCTGCGGTCGATGCCGTATCGGCCGTCGATCAGGTGGCGGGCCGCTACCGGAGCATCGATCTCGGAGACCACACGGTGCGACTGCTGCTGGCCAAGAATCCAGCCGGCTGGCAGGAGGCGCTGTCGATGGTGGATACCGACGCCGACGGACTCGTCATCGCGGTCAACGGGCAGGTGCCCGACGGCGAAGACCTGTCCTGGCTATGGGATGTCAACTTCGAACATTTCGCGTGTGACAACCCACAGACCGCAGTGCCGCCTGTCGTCGCCTCGGGGGAACGCGGCACCGATCTCGCGGTGCGGCTGACCTATGCCAGCGTCACGCACACCCTGCACCACGACCCGGTTCAGGCCATCAGAGCCTGTCCTTCCGGCAAGGTCGACGTGATCGCCAACTACACGGCGTTCCTCAACCTCAACCGCGCACTGGCCAAGGTGGTGCGGCATGAGTGA
- a CDS encoding type 1 glutamine amidotransferase yields MSESTVRVGLVLPDVMGTYGDSGNAVVLRQRLRMRGIDAEIVEITLADPVPDSLDVYTLGGAEDYAQRLATRHLIAHPGLQRAAERGAPVLAICAAIQVLGHWYETSSGERVEGVGLLDVTTSPQDKRTIGELAGVPIMDELEDTLTGFENHRGGTVLGPAAAPLSKVGRGAGNRAGDGTDGVVQGSVIATYMHGPCLARNPELADLLLARAMNVPQLTPLDLDEVARLRRERLSAR; encoded by the coding sequence ATGAGTGAATCCACCGTCCGAGTCGGCCTGGTACTCCCCGACGTCATGGGCACCTACGGCGATTCGGGAAATGCCGTAGTGCTGCGGCAGCGGCTGCGGATGCGCGGAATCGACGCCGAGATCGTGGAGATCACCCTGGCCGATCCCGTCCCCGACTCCCTGGACGTGTACACGCTGGGCGGGGCTGAAGACTACGCACAACGGCTCGCCACCCGCCATCTCATCGCGCATCCGGGCCTGCAGCGTGCCGCCGAGCGCGGCGCACCGGTGCTGGCGATCTGCGCGGCCATCCAGGTGCTCGGGCATTGGTACGAAACGTCATCCGGTGAGCGCGTCGAAGGGGTCGGCCTGCTCGATGTCACCACCAGTCCGCAGGACAAGCGCACCATCGGAGAATTGGCCGGCGTGCCCATCATGGATGAGCTCGAAGACACCCTGACCGGATTCGAGAACCACCGCGGTGGAACAGTTTTGGGGCCCGCGGCGGCCCCGCTGTCCAAGGTCGGCCGCGGCGCCGGAAATCGTGCCGGTGACGGTACCGACGGTGTGGTGCAGGGCAGCGTGATCGCCACATACATGCACGGTCCATGCCTGGCACGCAATCCCGAGTTGGCCGACCTGTTGCTCGCGCGCGCCATGAATGTGCCGCAACTGACTCCGCTGGACTTGGACGAAGTGGCGCGGCTGCGTCGAGAGCGTTTGTCCGCTCGCTGA
- a CDS encoding serine hydrolase domain-containing protein — MRRTLCVVLALALLVSGCGRHSGIAVADLDAQTSAKLDTAINEVLSSAAVPGAIVGVWGPTGQYVRAFGVANTTTRAPMRPDFYHRIGSVTKTFTVTAVLQLVDEGKLGLDDPIAEYVDKVPGGDKITLRQLARMQSGLFNYSMSLVFNRDLEADPRRRYSTQQLLDYSFTQPPNFPAGQGYEYSNTNAVLLGQVVEKVSGQSLPAFVREHITEPLGLNHTSFPDTNTIPDPHAQGYTQLTPTGPLIDSTDWSPSWASWAGAMISTLEDLRIWVPALATGKLLTPATQQQRLQTVAMPPVPDDIRYGLGIFDAHGWIGHNGSIPGYQTLAIYSPAEQTTVVALLNTDVAKQPAQPSTLFGTAITKVISPDHIFLLENAIPQPR, encoded by the coding sequence ATGCGCCGAACCCTCTGTGTAGTACTCGCGCTTGCGCTGCTCGTCAGCGGGTGTGGGAGACACTCGGGCATTGCCGTCGCAGACCTCGACGCGCAGACGTCGGCCAAGCTCGACACCGCCATCAACGAGGTGCTCTCGAGCGCGGCGGTACCCGGCGCGATCGTCGGCGTGTGGGGACCCACGGGGCAGTATGTCCGGGCGTTCGGGGTCGCTAACACGACGACCCGTGCACCGATGCGTCCCGACTTCTATCATCGAATCGGCAGTGTGACAAAGACCTTCACGGTCACCGCGGTGCTGCAACTTGTCGATGAGGGCAAGCTGGGGCTCGACGATCCGATTGCCGAGTATGTCGACAAGGTTCCGGGCGGAGACAAGATCACCCTGCGCCAGCTCGCCCGGATGCAGAGCGGACTGTTCAACTACTCGATGTCCTTGGTCTTCAACCGTGACCTGGAGGCTGATCCACGGCGTCGCTACAGCACCCAGCAGCTGCTCGATTACTCCTTCACGCAACCGCCCAATTTCCCCGCGGGCCAGGGTTACGAGTACAGCAACACGAACGCCGTGCTGTTGGGACAGGTGGTCGAGAAGGTCAGTGGGCAGAGTCTGCCGGCATTCGTGCGCGAGCACATCACCGAGCCACTCGGCTTGAACCACACCAGCTTCCCCGACACCAACACCATCCCCGATCCGCATGCGCAGGGTTACACGCAGCTGACGCCGACCGGGCCGCTCATCGACAGCACCGACTGGAGTCCGTCGTGGGCGTCCTGGGCGGGCGCGATGATCTCGACGCTCGAGGACCTACGGATCTGGGTGCCCGCGCTGGCGACCGGCAAGCTTCTGACACCGGCCACCCAGCAGCAGCGGCTACAGACGGTGGCGATGCCCCCCGTTCCCGACGATATCCGTTATGGCCTAGGGATTTTCGACGCGCACGGGTGGATCGGCCACAACGGCAGCATCCCCGGTTATCAGACGCTCGCCATCTACTCGCCTGCCGAACAGACCACGGTGGTGGCGCTGCTCAACACCGACGTGGCCAAGCAACCCGCGCAGCCCAGCACTTTGTTCGGCACCGCTATCACCAAGGTGATCAGTCCGGATCACATCTTCCTGCTGGAGAACGCGATTCCGCAGCCGCGCTGA
- the recR gene encoding recombination mediator RecR, whose protein sequence is MFEGPVQDLIDELGKLPGVGPKSAQRIAFHLLGVEAPDIDRLTAALTRVRDGVQFCEVCGNVSDKERCRICSDPRRDLALVCVVEEPKDVQAVERTREFRGRYHVLGGALDPLSGVGPDQLRIRELLTRIGTDEDGVSISEVIIATDPNTEGEATATYLVRMLRDFPGLTVTRLASGLPMGGDLEFADELTLGRALSGRRPL, encoded by the coding sequence GTGTTTGAGGGCCCGGTCCAGGACCTCATTGACGAGCTGGGCAAACTGCCCGGGGTTGGACCCAAGAGCGCACAGCGCATCGCCTTCCATCTTCTGGGTGTCGAGGCTCCCGATATCGATCGGCTGACCGCGGCCTTGACGCGAGTGCGCGATGGCGTTCAGTTCTGCGAGGTCTGCGGGAACGTCTCGGACAAGGAGCGCTGCCGGATCTGCTCGGACCCACGACGCGATCTCGCATTGGTCTGCGTTGTCGAGGAACCCAAGGATGTGCAGGCGGTCGAGCGCACCCGAGAGTTCCGAGGCCGCTATCACGTGCTCGGCGGCGCGTTGGATCCGCTCTCGGGGGTCGGCCCCGATCAGCTGCGAATCCGGGAGCTGTTGACGCGCATCGGAACCGACGAGGACGGCGTCTCCATTTCCGAGGTCATCATCGCTACCGACCCGAACACCGAGGGGGAGGCGACGGCCACCTACCTGGTACGAATGCTGCGCGATTTTCCCGGGCTGACGGTCACCCGTTTGGCGTCCGGCCTGCCGATGGGCGGGGACCTGGAGTTCGCGGACGAGCTGACCCTCGGGCGCGCCCTCTCCGGCCGCCGCCCCCTCTGA
- a CDS encoding YbaB/EbfC family nucleoid-associated protein gives MQPGGAPDMSALLAQAQQMQQQLMAAQAQIAAAEVTGESGGGLVRITGKGSGEVINVQIDPKIVDPEDVETLQDLIIGALADLTSKTQELASQRLGPLAGGLGDLGGGLGLPGV, from the coding sequence ATGCAACCCGGAGGCGCCCCGGATATGTCAGCCCTGCTCGCGCAGGCACAGCAGATGCAGCAGCAGCTGATGGCCGCTCAGGCGCAGATCGCGGCGGCGGAGGTCACCGGGGAGTCCGGTGGCGGCCTGGTGCGGATCACCGGCAAGGGCAGTGGCGAAGTGATCAACGTGCAGATCGACCCGAAGATCGTCGATCCCGAAGATGTCGAGACGCTGCAGGACCTGATCATCGGCGCGTTGGCCGATCTGACCTCGAAGACACAGGAACTGGCGAGCCAGCGGCTGGGCCCGCTCGCGGGTGGCCTCGGCGATCTTGGTGGAGGGCTGGGATTGCCCGGTGTTTGA
- a CDS encoding acyl-CoA dehydrogenase family protein, with the protein MIDFSVPEELSAKAQRVREFVTDIVIPYERDPRLTAHGPTDELRAELVGKARDAGLLTVQAPESYGGWGLSHIGQAVIFEAAGWSTLGPIAMNCAAPDEGNMFLLGKITNEEQSEKFLRPVIEGYQRSAFAMTEPDGAGSDPSQLKTSATFDGQNFVINGRKWLITGARGAKTWIIMANLEANDHLPEGPTLFLCDGDTEGIVIERIMNTMDRNYAEGHAVVRFDNLTLPREALLGETGQAFRYAQLRLAPARLTHCMRWLGAAARAQDIAVNYARTRTSFGKTIGEHQGVSFMLADNEIALHQCRLTIWHACWMMDNGAKGRHESSMAKSFVSEELFKVTDRCVQVLGGIGISDETPVEMIFRDMRAFRLYDGPTEVHKYAIGRQVLRTPRA; encoded by the coding sequence ATGATCGATTTCAGCGTTCCGGAAGAGCTGTCCGCGAAGGCGCAGCGAGTGCGTGAGTTCGTCACCGACATTGTGATTCCCTACGAGCGCGATCCTCGGCTGACCGCGCACGGACCCACCGATGAACTGCGTGCCGAGCTGGTCGGCAAGGCCCGAGATGCCGGGCTGCTGACTGTGCAGGCGCCGGAATCCTATGGCGGTTGGGGCCTTTCACATATCGGTCAGGCAGTGATCTTCGAGGCGGCGGGTTGGTCCACCCTGGGACCCATCGCGATGAACTGCGCTGCGCCCGATGAAGGCAACATGTTCCTGCTCGGCAAGATCACCAACGAGGAGCAGTCGGAGAAGTTCCTGCGTCCCGTCATCGAGGGGTATCAGCGCTCGGCGTTCGCCATGACCGAACCCGATGGCGCCGGATCGGACCCGTCACAGCTCAAGACCTCGGCCACCTTCGATGGCCAGAACTTCGTCATCAACGGGCGCAAGTGGCTCATCACCGGCGCGCGCGGCGCAAAGACGTGGATCATCATGGCCAACCTGGAAGCCAACGATCATCTGCCCGAGGGGCCCACGCTGTTCTTGTGCGACGGTGACACCGAAGGCATTGTGATCGAACGGATCATGAACACGATGGACCGTAACTATGCCGAGGGGCATGCGGTGGTGCGGTTCGACAATCTGACTCTGCCGCGGGAGGCGCTGCTCGGTGAGACCGGCCAGGCCTTCCGGTACGCGCAGCTGCGGCTGGCACCGGCGCGGTTGACGCACTGTATGCGTTGGCTCGGGGCTGCCGCCCGCGCTCAGGACATCGCCGTGAACTACGCGCGCACCCGGACCTCGTTCGGTAAGACCATCGGCGAACATCAAGGGGTGTCCTTCATGCTTGCCGACAATGAGATCGCGCTGCATCAATGTCGTCTCACCATCTGGCACGCCTGCTGGATGATGGACAACGGCGCCAAGGGGCGACACGAGAGCTCGATGGCCAAGTCATTCGTGTCCGAGGAGCTGTTCAAGGTCACCGACCGGTGTGTGCAGGTGCTCGGCGGTATCGGCATCAGTGACGAGACACCGGTGGAGATGATCTTCCGCGATATGCGTGCCTTCCGTCTGTACGACGGCCCCACCGAGGTGCACAAGTACGCCATCGGCCGTCAAGTGTTGCGTACCCCGCGCGCCTAG
- a CDS encoding phosphotransferase family protein: protein MGCAARVTRVFRATAETTPQDWAALSPWVARQGHVLDASAARQFAGGKANLNYLVTLDGRAAVFRRPPAGPIAEGANDMAREWRVLSRLNAGFALAPRGLLYCDDLDVLGAPFQFLEYREGLVIGGELPADLPGDAPGRITATLIEAMTSLHAVTPESVGLGDLGKPEGFLERQLTGWTRRAHAVWPEGLPAVVTNLTSRLEQQVPEPSGVSLLHMDLKLDNMLVDRETLSPNAVIDWDMTTRGCPLFDLAILTSYWMEPGDPTAVRAVNQMPTTTTGFASRRDVIDSYFTVAGMRPRPLHWQVACARLRLGVAWMQLYRKWQCGDLVGAGYADFEDIAMAVLSWAATQFTEGEI, encoded by the coding sequence TTGGGGTGCGCGGCTAGGGTAACGCGTGTGTTCCGCGCCACAGCCGAGACGACGCCGCAAGACTGGGCCGCGCTGTCGCCCTGGGTGGCGCGGCAGGGGCACGTCCTCGACGCCTCGGCGGCGCGACAGTTCGCCGGCGGTAAGGCCAATCTGAACTATCTGGTGACCCTCGACGGCCGGGCGGCTGTGTTCCGCCGCCCTCCCGCGGGCCCGATCGCCGAGGGTGCCAACGATATGGCGCGCGAATGGCGGGTGCTCTCGAGGCTCAATGCAGGATTCGCCCTGGCTCCGCGAGGCTTGTTGTATTGCGATGATCTTGACGTCCTCGGCGCCCCCTTCCAGTTTCTGGAGTACCGCGAGGGGTTGGTGATCGGTGGAGAACTGCCGGCAGACCTTCCCGGCGACGCCCCGGGGCGCATCACCGCCACCCTGATCGAGGCGATGACCTCGCTGCACGCGGTGACGCCGGAATCTGTGGGATTGGGCGATCTCGGCAAGCCCGAGGGTTTCCTTGAACGCCAGCTCACCGGCTGGACGCGCCGGGCACACGCGGTGTGGCCCGAGGGGTTGCCCGCCGTCGTCACGAACCTGACCTCGCGGCTGGAACAGCAGGTCCCCGAGCCGTCGGGGGTCTCGCTACTGCATATGGACCTCAAACTCGACAACATGCTCGTCGACCGGGAAACCTTGTCGCCCAACGCCGTGATCGATTGGGATATGACCACCCGGGGCTGTCCGCTCTTTGACCTGGCGATTCTGACGTCGTACTGGATGGAGCCGGGAGATCCGACCGCGGTGCGTGCCGTCAATCAGATGCCAACCACGACAACGGGGTTCGCGAGTCGTCGGGACGTTATCGATTCCTACTTCACCGTGGCCGGCATGCGCCCGCGCCCGCTGCACTGGCAGGTGGCGTGTGCGCGGCTCCGTTTGGGTGTCGCGTGGATGCAGCTGTACCGCAAGTGGCAGTGCGGCGACCTCGTCGGCGCCGGATACGCGGATTTCGAAGACATCGCCATGGCTGTCCTTAGTTGGGCGGCAACACAATTCACCGAGGGAGAAATATGA